The following coding sequences lie in one Miscanthus floridulus cultivar M001 chromosome 9, ASM1932011v1, whole genome shotgun sequence genomic window:
- the LOC136481927 gene encoding 11-beta-hydroxysteroid dehydrogenase A-like, protein MSKECVVNALLGCFMHVGLALVLLVYLPVAFVCRLLKRLCVRPFAKGEDLRGKVVLVTGASSGIGEHLVYEYARHGACVAVVARTEIALRAVAKAARDLGAPDVLVVPADITKVDDAKRAVEETVAHFGKLNHLVANAGIWSSCFFEEITNITAFHNVIDLNFWGAVYPTYFALPYLKASRGNIVVTASVAGRVPTARMSFYNASKGAVIRFYETLRAELGSHVRVTILMPGYVVSNLTKGKGLQKDGHVGIDEEARDINVGPMPVGKTESLAEVVVASVRRGDYYVTWPGWYWPFHMVMCAAPELLDWFSRAFYVSKSGGQDGGAALSKKILEAVGGKKFLYPSTIRSQAAMAAN, encoded by the exons ATGAGCAAGGAGTGTGTGGTGAACGCGTTGCTGGGCTGCTTCATGCACGTGGGCCTGGCGCTGGTGCTCCTCGTCTACCTCCCCGTCGCCTTCGTGTGCCGCCTCCTGAAGCGCCTCTGCGTCCGCCCCTTCGCCAAGGGCGAGGACCTCCGCGGCAAGGTCGTCCTCGTCACCGGCGCGTCCTCCGGCATCGGCGAG CACCTGGTGTACGAGTACGCGAGGCACGGCGCGTGCGTGGCGGTGGTGGCGCGCACGGAGATCGCGCTgcgcgccgtggccaaggcggcGCGCGACCTGGGCGCCCCCGACGTGCTCGTCGTCCCCGCCGACATCACCAAGGTGGACGACGCCAAGCGCGCCGTCGAGGAGACCGTCGCACACTTCGGCAAAC TGAATCACCTGGTGGCCAACGCGGGGATCTGGTCCAGCTGCTTTTTTGAAGAGATCACCAACATAACCGCCTTCCATAATGTGATT GACCTCAACTTCTGGGGTGCCGTCTACCCGACCTACTTCGCGTTGCCGTACCTCAAGGCCAGCCGGGGCAACATCGTGGTCACCGCCTCCGTCGCCGGCAGGGTCCCGACAGCACGGATGAGCTTCTACAAC GCAAGCAAAGGTGCCGTGATACGGTTCTACGAGACCCTGAGGGCTGAGCTGGGGTCCCACGTCCGCGTCACCATCCTCATGCCCGGCTACGTCGTCTCCAACCTCACCAAGGGCAAGGGCCTCCAGAAGGACGGCCATGTCGGCATCGACGAGGAGGCCCGCGAC ATCAACGTGGGACCGATGCCGGTGGGCAAGACGGAGTCAttggcggaggtggtggtggccagCGTGCGCCGGGGGGACTACTACGTGACGTGGCCCGGCTGGTACTGGCCCTTCCACATGGTGATGTGCGCGGCGCCGGAGCTGCTGGACTGGTTCTCCCGGGCCTTCTACGTCTCCAAGTCCGGCGGGCAGGACGGCGGCGCCGCGCTCAGCAAGAAGATCCTGGAGGCCGTCGGCGGAAAGAAGTTCCTCTACCCCAGCACCATCCGCTCCCAGGCCGCCATGGCAGCTAACTGA
- the LOC136481926 gene encoding LOW QUALITY PROTEIN: uncharacterized protein (The sequence of the model RefSeq protein was modified relative to this genomic sequence to represent the inferred CDS: inserted 1 base in 1 codon) — translation MQQKPDDAMEEAAEAAPKAAAVTTGPELGFWLAARRRLAPDDPFFAAGDLERELLAKHLALDLSEDDRNQLEKMEVASTCTVFCPIAGCGAHLGCLEEFEDHYGTRHTASCSVCSRVYPTSRLLSIHVSETHDSYFQAKVARGFPMYECLVEGCGMKLKSYKSRQQHLIDKHQFPKSFEFFKKARASQCQRQKSQRRQTAHKGEETRDNSMDVDGKGARQTNWRYRPKQHAHNDSKESKQQHKEAKENEMDVEQKIDDLTSAVSKLSTADSTPASVTFGHRRSRGLTFVPRSIRQNKQAAXPAGSNK, via the exons ATGCAGCAGAAGCCGGACGACGCCATGGAggaggcggccgaggcggcgCCCAAGGCGGCAGCGGTTACTACAGGGCCGGAGCTAGGGTTCTGgttggcggcacggcggcggctcGCCCCCGACGACCCCTTCTTCGCCGCCGGGGACCTCGAGCGCGAGCTCCTGGCCAAGCAC CTTGCCCTGGATCTCTCTGAAGATGACCGCAACCAGCTTGAGAAGATGGAAGTAGCCAGCACGTG CACAGTGTTTTGCCCAATTGCTGGTTGTGGCGCCCATCTAGGTTGTCTGGAGGAGTTTGAGGACCACTATGGCACTCGCCATACTGCTTCATGCTCTGTATGTTCACGAGTTTATCCAACTTCGAGGTTGCTGAGCATCCATGTTTCTGAGACACACGACTCGTATTTCCAAGCAAAAGTTGCCCGTGGTTTTCCAATG TATGAGTGTTTGGTGGAGGGTTGTGGCATGAAATTGAAGAGTTACAAGAGTCGGCAGCAGCATCTCATTGATAAGCATCAATTTCCCAAATCATTTGAGTTCTTCAAAAAGGCACGGGCCTCCCAATGTCAGCGGCAAAAGTCCCAGAGGAGGCAGACTGCTCACAAGGGTGAAGAGACAAGGGACAATTCAATGGACGTCGATGGAAAAGGTGCAAGGCAAACAAACTGGAGGTATCGGCCGAAGCAACATGCTCATAATGATTCGAAAGAGAGCAAGCAGCAGCATAAGGAGGCCAAGGAGAACGAAATGGATGTCGAACAGAAGATTGATGACCTCACCTCTGCTGTATCGAAGTTGAGCACAGCAGATTCTACGCCTGCAAGCGTAACCTTTGGCCACCGTCGCTCTCGTGGCCTTACGTTTGTGCCAAGGTCAATCAGGCAGAACAAACAGGCTG TCCCAGCTGGAAGCAACAAATGA